The genomic window AGAACCACCAGCCGCCGACCGGCACCTCGGGGATGTTCGCCTACGCGCTCTCCTACGGCATCGAGTCGGCGACCGACGGGTCGTCGAACACCATCGCCTTCGCCGAGTGGCTGGTCGGCGACGGCCGCGGGGCCAGCGGCAGCCGCTACCGCGGCAACATGGAGATGAACGACGGCTCCGGCACCCCGTCGATACTCAACGCCCAGACCAACATGCCCGCCATCCTCACGGCGCTCCAGGGCTGCATCTCCAAGTTCCAGAACGAGCCGAACACCAACGCCGCGAACGTCTCCGACTACAAGGGCTGGCGGTGGGCGCTCGGGGCCTACGGCTTCGGGTCGTTCAACACGATCCAGCTCCCCAACGACAAGCAGTACAACGTCGGCGGCTGCCGCGACGGCTCGGGCAACCAGGCGTGGGCGGACGGCGGCTGGACCATCGGCGCCGCGAGCGCCCACCCCGGCGGCTGCAACGTCCTCTTCGCCGACGGCAGCAGCCACTTCGTCAAGGACACCGTCGCCCGCAACATCTGGATGTCGCTGGGCACCCGCAACGGCGGGGAGGTCGTCAGCGCCGACTCGTACTGATCGCCGACTCCCGAGGGGGCGGGGCCCGCGCCTCGCCCCCTCCCTCGGCCCCTCAGCCTCGATCCGCCGCGGCGTCCTCGCGGGCCGTCGGCAGGTTCACGACCAGGGCCGCGACGAGGCCCGCCAGGCCGGCGACGAGCAGCCTCGCCATCAGCCGGGTCGCCCGCGTCGCGGAGACGGGGCTCGCGGTCCGATCGGCGGGGAACGCCGAGGCGCCGATCAGCTCGTAGAGCACCGCGCCGGCCGCGGCCCCGATCAGCCCCCCCACCGCGGCCTGGAGCACCCGCCCGCGCGGCCCCCCCAGGCCCATCCCCAAGGCCGCGCCCCCGGCGAGCCCGCAGGCGGCCCAGATCCCGCCGTGCACCGCGAGGGGCAGGAACAGGTCCCTCGACAGCTCCTCCGGCGAACGGTCGGCCGCCCGCAGGTACGCCGCGATCAGGGCGAGCGAGGCCGCCGCGCCCAGGGCCGCCCCGAGCACCAGGCCGATGGCCCCGGCGCGGAGGCCGGCGCGGACGCTCCGCCTGGCCAGCCCCCCCGCGATCCCCATCGCCAGGCCCAGGAGCCCGCCCAGGGCGGCGAAGGCCATCGTGCCGTTGCGGTAGTCGGCGGCCGACTGGTCCTGGAACGTCGGCCGGAAGATCTCCATCCCCATGACCACCGTGCGCGTCAGGGGCGGGGGGAAGGCGGCGAGGACCGCCTCGCCGACCGACCAGGCGGCCGCGCCGGCGAGCAGGCCGGCCCCGGTCGTCGCCCCCGTGAGCCAGGCCGGGGCGCGGGCGCCGTCGTCGGGCGGCAGCGGCAGCGGGGGCGGGGTCGATGCCATCGATTCGTCACGCTCGGCGGGGAGGGGGAGGCTCATCGCGGGTCCTCGGGTGAGACGGGCCCGGCGGCCGTCCCCATCCCGCGGCCGCCGTCGCGGCGCGGGGGGCGACCGGCGGGCCCCCATGACCGCTCGTCAAACGCGGCCGCGGCCCGTCAGCGGGGCGCCTCGCCGTCCTTCCAGAGCCGGCGGATGAGCTGGAGCTTGCGCTCGATGGTGCGGGGCGTGAAGCCGAGCTTCCGGGCGATCTCCTCGGTGGTGAACCCCTCCAGCCGCCACTCCGCGATCGCCCTGAGGATGGTGTCGCTGAGCCGGTCGAGGAGGGACTGGCACGCCTCGGCCACCTGGAGCATCTCGTGGGGGTCGGGCTCGTTGCCGGGGACCTGCGAGAGGCAGGCGTCCTCCGCGGCCGCGACGTCCTCCGGCGACGACGGCCACGCGCCCCCCCGCTTGGCCCGGCTCTCGTGCCGCACCAGGTCCACGGCCTTGTGCTTCGTGAGGGCCAGGAGAAGGGGCCACGGGTCCTCGGCCTCGACGAGCTGCGGGAACCGCCCGTCCCTGGTCCCCCGGCAGAAGCTCTTGAAGGCGCTGAGCGCGACGTCCTCCTCGTCGGCCATCCGGCCGGGCAGGCCGCCGAGCTTCCCCCGCGCCACCCCGACCATCCGGAGGAAATAGGTGTTCCAGAGCTCCTGCGCCGCGCCGGGATCGCCCTCGCGGAGCTGGGAGACCCACATCCTGACGGGGGAGAGATTGTTCATGGGAGAGGGTGCCGCGTCCTGAAGTCGGGATCGGCCGGGCGGGGCACGGCCCGGCCCCGGCACGCGGGACGATCCAAAGAGTGAGACGCGATTCGGGGCGACGGCCGAATGAAGACGACGCCGGGCGACGATCGATTTCAAGAATGTGGCGATGCCCGATGATCCGCCCCGGCGCGGGCCTTGTCAACCGAAAACGCGGCGCGACGCCCCGGGCCCCGGACGCCGCGGCCCCGGTCGTCCGCCGAGGCCATCGGCCGCGCGAGGATCCGGGTCGCGCCACGCCGGGGGCCGCGTCGCGCGCGGGCGTCGGGGGCCGGCCCGGCGGGGCGGCGGGCCTTCGACCTTGGGCCTTCCTTTTCGAAGAGGCTTCGACGAAGATCGAGTCCAGTCCGTCCGAAACCGTCCCGCTCGAGAACCAGGCACCATGGCCAGTTACGACCCGGAGTTCTACGAGGCCCCGAAGGCCGCCCCGCCGGACTACGACACGACCCGCCCGAAGCAGCGAGGGTGCTTCTTCTACGGCTGCGTCATCGCCAGCGTCCTGGCGGTGCTCCTGATCATCGCCCTGGCCGTCGTGGCGTTCTTCGCCCTCCGCTGGTTCAACGGGATGGTGCAGGAGTGGACCTCGGACCAGCCCGTCGAGCTGCCCCGCGTGGAGGCCTCGGCCGAGCAGAGGAAGGGCGTCAAGGACCGGGTGGACCACTTCCGCGAGGCCGTGGAGTCGGGCAAGGCCGCCGAGCCCCTGGTCCTCAATAGCGACGACCTCAACCTGCTGATCGAGCAGGATGAGGACTTCCGCGGCAAGGTCCACGCGGAGATCGTCGGCGACAAGATCAAGGCGCGGATCAGCATCCCGCTCGAGGCCCTGGAGATCCCCCAGCTCCGCGGGCGGTTCCTCAACGGCGAGGGCGAGCTGAAGGCGTCGCTCAGCGACGGCGTGCTGATCGGCACCTTGGACTCGCTCACGATCAACGGCAAGAGCCCCCCGGCCGAGCTCACGAAGGCCATCCGAGACCAGAACATCCTCAAGGACGTCTACAAGAACCCCAAGGCCGCGGAGCTGATCCGCCGCTTCCAGAAGGTGGAGATCCGCGACGGCAAGGTCATACTCACCCCGCGCCCGCCGTCGAAGGACGAGGCGGGGGCCGACGGCCAGACCGGGCCCAAGGCGGAGGCCGAGACCAAGGCCGAGGCCGCGCCGAAGCCGGATGTCACGCCGAAGCCAGAAGCCACGCCGAAGCCGGACGCATCCCCGAAGCCCGAGGCCACGCCGAAGCCGGACGCATCTCCGAAGCCGGACGCATCGCCCGGGCCCGTCCCGGGGCCGAAACCCGGGTCGACGAGCACGTGGCGGTGCGACGACGGCGAGCGGCTGGCAGCCTTCCACACGCCGCACGGCTCGGCCGCCGGGCGGCGCATCGTCTGAGGCAAAGCAGGGAGCGACGCGGCGGAGGCCGGGCCCGACCCGCCCGACGGGCCGGCCCTCGCCGAGCACGAGGGACCGCGGCCGCCCCACCCCGAGGGGCGGCCTTTCCGACATCGGAGTTGATCAGGAGTTGTTCATGCAACAGGTTTCGCGTCTTCGACTCGCGATCCCCGCGCTGGGCCTCGCGGCCCTGGGGATCGCCCTCGCCGGCCCGCTCGCCGCGGCCCGCGGCGATTCGGCCCCGCCGAAGAAGATCACCTCGGTCGAGGGGATCACGGAATACCAGCTCGCCAACGGGATGAAGGTCCTGCTCTTCCCCGACCCGTCCCGGCCCAAGGTCACGGTCAACCTGACGGTCTTCGTCGGCTCCCGCCACGAGGGCTACGGCGAGACGGGGATGGCCCACCTGCTGGAGCACATGGTCTTCAAGGGGACGCCCGACCACCCGGACATCCCGGGCGCGATGAAGGAGCGGGGGGCCGACTTCAACGGCACCACCTCCGACGACCGGACGAACTACTTCGAGACCCTCTCGGCCACCGACGACAACCTCGAGTTCGCCATCAAGCTCGAGGCCGACCGGATGGTCAACAGCCGGATCCGCGGCGAGGACCTCGCCACCGAGTTCTCGGTCGTCCGCAACGAGTTCGAGCGCGGGGAGAACTCCCCGGAGAACATCCTCTCGCAGCGGATGGCGTCGGTCGCCTTCGAGTGGCACAACTACGGCAAGTCCACCATCGGCAACCGGACGGACATCGAGCGCGTGCCGGTGGACAGCCTGCGGGCCTTCTACCGCAAGTTCTACCAGCCGGACAACGCCATGGTCGTCGTGGCCGGCAAGTTCGACGAGTCGAAGGCCCTGGAGCTGGTCAACAAGTACTTCGGCTCGCTCCCGAAGCCCGACCGCAAGCTGCCGGCGACCTACACCGAGGAGCCGCCCCAGGACGGCGAGCGCGTCGTGACGCTCCGCCGGGTTGGCGACGTCGGGCTCGTCGGGCTGCTCTACCACGTGCCGTCGGGCCCGCACCCGGAGTTCCCGGCGGTGCAGGTCCTCTCCCAGATCCTCGGCGACGAGCCCTCCGGGCGGCTCTACAAGGCCCTCGTGGCCACCAAGATGGCCTCCAGCATCCAGGCCGGCAGCTACGGCCGGCACGACCCGACGGTCATCGAGATGGGCGCCGAGGTCAACACCAAGGACCTGGGGACGCTCGAGAAGGTCCGCGACGTGATGTACAAGGTGATCGACGAGGTCATCAAGTCCGGGGTCACGCAGGAGGAGGTGGACCGCGCCCGCCAGAGCTACCTCAAGAACCACGAGCTCGCCGCGTCCGACCCCAACCGGATCGCCATCGCCCTGTCCAACTGGGCCTCGCAGGGGGACTGGCGGCTCTACTTCCTGAACCGCGACCGGGTCGAGAAGGTCACGCCGGCCCAGGTGCAGGAGGCCGCCGCGAAGTACCTGACGCCGAGCAACCGCACGGTCGGCTTCTTCATCCCCTCCGCCAAGCCGGAGCGGACCCCCGTGCCCGCCACGCCCGACCTGGCGAAGATGGTGGAGGGCTACAAGGGCCGCGAGGTCAAGTCGCTCGGCGAGTCGTTCGACGTGGCGCCGATGGCCATCGAGGCCCGCGTCCAGCGCCCGCAGCCGATCGAGGGCGTGAAGGTGGCCCTCCTGCCCAAGAAGACCCGCGGGGACGTCGTCCACGTCACGCTGAACCTCCGCTACGGCACGGCGGAGAGCCTCAAGGGCAAGACCGACGCCGCGAGCTTCCTGCCCGGCCTGATGCTCCGCGGGACGAAGTCCCTCAGCCGCCAGCAGATCCAGGACCTCCTGGATAAGAACTTCGCCCGCCTGGGGGGCGGGGGCGGCCGCATGGGCGGCGGCGGGGGCGCCGGCGTCCTCTCGTACTCGATCCAGACGAAGCGGGCCAACCTGCCCGCCGTCCTCGACATCCTCCGCCAGGTGCTCCGCGAGCCGACCCTGCCGGAGGCCGAGTTCGAGGTCATGAAGAACGAGCGGCTGGCCGCCCTGGAGCAGAGCCGGACCGAGCCGACGCGGCTGGGGATCAACCACCTCCAGCGGCTCCTCGCCGTCTACCCGAAGGACGACGTCCGCTACACGCCGACCGTCGAGGAGGAGATCCAGCGCCTCAAGTCGGTCACGATCGACCAGGTCCGCGAGGTCTACCAAAGCTTCCTGGGAGCCAGCCACGGCGAGCTCGCCATCGTCGGCGACTTCGACCCGTCCGAGGCCCTCTCGA from Aquisphaera giovannonii includes these protein-coding regions:
- a CDS encoding DUF1559 domain-containing protein; this encodes MTARSRRGFTLIELLVVIAIIAVLIALLLPAVQSAREAARRAQCINNLKQIGIALHNYHSANSKFPMGNSLNLQGPLNTDWALWNSWSAQGLMLGYMEQTPIYNAINFSFGPYPVNQYSNINATASNAIIASFLCPSDPFAASGGDQSAGGGCINSYAASFGATAGNGSGWSDNVLPQNHQPPTGTSGMFAYALSYGIESATDGSSNTIAFAEWLVGDGRGASGSRYRGNMEMNDGSGTPSILNAQTNMPAILTALQGCISKFQNEPNTNAANVSDYKGWRWALGAYGFGSFNTIQLPNDKQYNVGGCRDGSGNQAWADGGWTIGAASAHPGGCNVLFADGSSHFVKDTVARNIWMSLGTRNGGEVVSADSY
- a CDS encoding ECF-type sigma factor; this translates as MNNLSPVRMWVSQLREGDPGAAQELWNTYFLRMVGVARGKLGGLPGRMADEEDVALSAFKSFCRGTRDGRFPQLVEAEDPWPLLLALTKHKAVDLVRHESRAKRGGAWPSSPEDVAAAEDACLSQVPGNEPDPHEMLQVAEACQSLLDRLSDTILRAIAEWRLEGFTTEEIARKLGFTPRTIERKLQLIRRLWKDGEAPR
- a CDS encoding M16 family metallopeptidase, whose translation is MQQVSRLRLAIPALGLAALGIALAGPLAAARGDSAPPKKITSVEGITEYQLANGMKVLLFPDPSRPKVTVNLTVFVGSRHEGYGETGMAHLLEHMVFKGTPDHPDIPGAMKERGADFNGTTSDDRTNYFETLSATDDNLEFAIKLEADRMVNSRIRGEDLATEFSVVRNEFERGENSPENILSQRMASVAFEWHNYGKSTIGNRTDIERVPVDSLRAFYRKFYQPDNAMVVVAGKFDESKALELVNKYFGSLPKPDRKLPATYTEEPPQDGERVVTLRRVGDVGLVGLLYHVPSGPHPEFPAVQVLSQILGDEPSGRLYKALVATKMASSIQAGSYGRHDPTVIEMGAEVNTKDLGTLEKVRDVMYKVIDEVIKSGVTQEEVDRARQSYLKNHELAASDPNRIAIALSNWASQGDWRLYFLNRDRVEKVTPAQVQEAAAKYLTPSNRTVGFFIPSAKPERTPVPATPDLAKMVEGYKGREVKSLGESFDVAPMAIEARVQRPQPIEGVKVALLPKKTRGDVVHVTLNLRYGTAESLKGKTDAASFLPGLMLRGTKSLSRQQIQDLLDKNFARLGGGGGRMGGGGGAGVLSYSIQTKRANLPAVLDILRQVLREPTLPEAEFEVMKNERLAALEQSRTEPTRLGINHLQRLLAVYPKDDVRYTPTVEEEIQRLKSVTIDQVREVYQSFLGASHGELAIVGDFDPSEALSTLGKALEGWKSPQPYARIERPFQPDIKPERETIETPDKANATYFAGLMMKLQDTDPDYPAMAIGNSVLGGGALSSRIADRLRQKGGLSYSAGSSFNASPLDPRGSLMVMAIYNPANRGKVVAGVDEEVARILKDGVTQAEVKRAIDGYLKQQEIQRTNDTALAGTLAENLYLGRTFQFQADLEAKVKALSVDDVNSALRKYVDPSKLSVVTAGDFKKP